The Acidobacteriota bacterium genome has a window encoding:
- a CDS encoding ABC transporter ATP-binding protein — protein sequence MENDIVLKTENLRKVYRVGKIEIHALKGVDLAIKRGEFVSIVGPSGCGKSTLLYLMGGMAKPTAGKVIVDGIELSSVDENVRARIRRKKIGFVFQMFNLFPTLTALGNLEIAMQIANEGRSDKEKALRLLELVGLKNKVKHKPLELSMGEQQRVAIARALINEPDIILADEPTGNLDSANSDIIIDLLRELNERLNQTIVMITHNLEAAYRADRQIYMKDGRIIHPSELE from the coding sequence ATGGAGAACGATATAGTACTAAAGACGGAGAACCTACGGAAGGTCTATAGGGTGGGGAAAATAGAGATCCATGCCCTGAAGGGGGTGGATTTAGCGATAAAACGGGGTGAATTCGTCTCTATTGTTGGTCCTTCAGGGTGCGGCAAGTCAACCCTTCTCTACCTTATGGGGGGAATGGCAAAACCCACCGCGGGGAAGGTCATAGTAGATGGGATTGAGCTTTCGAGCGTAGATGAGAATGTCAGGGCGAGGATAAGGAGGAAGAAGATCGGCTTCGTCTTTCAGATGTTCAACCTTTTTCCCACACTCACCGCCCTGGGTAACCTTGAGATCGCGATGCAGATCGCAAACGAGGGAAGAAGTGATAAAGAGAAGGCGCTGAGACTACTTGAGCTCGTCGGGCTGAAAAACAAGGTAAAACACAAACCGCTCGAGCTTTCGATGGGAGAGCAACAAAGAGTGGCTATCGCCCGGGCGCTAATCAACGAGCCGGATATCATCCTGGCAGATGAGCCTACCGGCAACCTCGACTCCGCCAACTCCGATATAATAATAGACCTTCTCCGGGAGTTAAACGAACGGCTTAATCAAACCATCGTTATGATAACCCACAACCTCGAAGCCGCCTACCGGGCTGACCGGCAGATATATATGAAAGATGGGCGGATCATCCATCCTTCGGAACTGGAGTAA
- a CDS encoding DUF4292 domain-containing protein, whose protein sequence is MRRFILLILLPFLISCAPKIIPKGAPLPSYKKATLPELIEKINERNQRIHSLIASLRIEFKPAPSAKFLACSARMLLMKPNKIRLKGYKPLLPTFFLLVSDGESYWFAIPSRKKVYTGRADIPSPLKVLSSGTGTEEMVRLKPKAIIDALLLDKIQLGENKYAFLDILPNFYIINVVKKDSDGLHSERRIWIERKELTIEHHQLFDERGRLVSEVYFRNYRDCGAILFPKLVFIKRPFERVNLRLTFGNIKVNEEISPDAFNYQVPPDMEIVKEER, encoded by the coding sequence ATGAGAAGGTTTATTTTACTAATTTTGCTACCGTTTCTCATATCTTGTGCTCCCAAAATCATCCCTAAAGGGGCTCCTCTGCCCAGCTATAAGAAAGCCACCCTTCCCGAGCTAATAGAAAAGATCAACGAGCGCAATCAGAGGATACACTCCCTCATCGCTTCGCTTAGGATTGAGTTTAAGCCAGCACCATCTGCCAAGTTCCTCGCCTGTAGCGCCCGGATGCTCCTTATGAAACCGAATAAGATCCGACTGAAAGGATACAAACCCCTTCTTCCCACCTTCTTCCTTCTGGTATCCGATGGAGAGAGCTACTGGTTCGCTATCCCTTCGCGAAAGAAGGTCTATACCGGCAGAGCCGATATCCCCTCGCCCCTAAAGGTATTATCCTCAGGAACGGGCACGGAAGAGATGGTGCGATTAAAACCCAAGGCGATTATAGACGCCCTCCTCCTCGACAAGATCCAACTGGGGGAAAACAAATACGCCTTCCTTGATATTTTACCCAATTTTTATATAATCAATGTGGTAAAGAAAGACAGCGACGGGCTTCACAGTGAGCGGCGGATTTGGATCGAGCGGAAGGAGCTTACCATAGAACATCATCAACTATTCGACGAGCGGGGTCGGTTGGTAAGTGAAGTTTACTTCCGGAATTACCGTGATTGCGGGGCGATCCTTTTCCCTAAATTGGTCTTTATAAAAAGGCCCTTTGAGAGGGTAAATCTCAGGCTTACTTTTGGGAATATCAAGGTAAACGAGGAGATATCTCCTGATGCCTTCAACTATCAGGTTCCCCCTGATATGGAGATAGTAAAGGAAGAAAGGTAA
- a CDS encoding NAD-dependent deacylase, which produces MSEVAERLLEAQPASALTGAGISVESGIPPFRGREGLWSRYDPEEYATIEAFNRDPAKVWQMLKEMMELLIRAKPNPAHLALAELERLGLLSSVITQNIDGLHQRAGSKKVIELHGSGDRLICTECRKVFPISPDLLLTLPPRCPCGGILRPDVVFFGEPLPEEAFSAALAEASSSRLFFVIGTSAVVYPAASLPLIAKREGAVIVEINQEQTVLAAGISHYFLEGSAGVVLPKLLLEVRRRIS; this is translated from the coding sequence ATCTCTGAGGTAGCGGAGAGATTGCTTGAAGCTCAACCCGCCTCCGCCCTCACCGGGGCAGGGATCTCGGTGGAATCGGGGATACCGCCGTTTCGGGGGCGAGAGGGGTTGTGGTCGCGCTACGATCCCGAAGAATACGCTACTATCGAGGCGTTCAATCGAGACCCGGCTAAGGTCTGGCAGATGCTAAAGGAGATGATGGAGCTCCTCATAAGGGCGAAGCCCAATCCAGCCCACCTCGCTTTGGCTGAGCTTGAAAGGCTTGGACTTCTCTCCTCGGTCATTACCCAGAACATAGACGGTCTTCATCAGCGGGCAGGATCGAAAAAGGTGATAGAGCTACACGGAAGCGGGGATAGGCTCATCTGCACCGAGTGCCGAAAGGTGTTTCCCATCTCCCCGGATCTTCTCTTAACCCTTCCCCCACGCTGCCCCTGCGGGGGTATCCTTCGCCCTGATGTGGTCTTCTTCGGCGAACCCCTCCCTGAGGAGGCTTTTTCCGCCGCACTTGCCGAGGCTTCATCCTCTCGGTTGTTTTTCGTAATTGGGACCTCGGCGGTGGTTTATCCTGCTGCCTCTCTTCCCTTAATCGCTAAAAGGGAAGGGGCGGTGATAGTTGAGATAAACCAGGAGCAAACGGTGCTGGCTGCCGGTATTTCTCATTATTTTCTTGAGGGGAGCGCCGGCGTTGTCCTTCCTAAGCTCCTCCTCGAGGTGAGGAGGAGGATAAGTTGA
- a CDS encoding LOG family protein yields MIKVGVLGGRRIEVPEVEEFSLVLGRVIVSRGFILVTGGVSGVGELASRGAAEWLRKQGMSIDDFIISLLPFGIPPIHPYGRVIHRGRDWRERRRELARFADYFIAVSGGEGTLDEMEQVIRLGKPLLPIGRGEGTALPIWEKLMREERDEAKRRMLERVGPDADFDGMAEEIGDYLVSLREKEIGQ; encoded by the coding sequence ATGATCAAGGTAGGGGTTCTTGGAGGAAGAAGGATAGAGGTTCCGGAGGTGGAGGAGTTTTCCCTTGTTTTGGGAAGGGTGATAGTTTCCCGGGGCTTTATCTTGGTAACTGGCGGCGTTTCCGGGGTGGGAGAGCTCGCCTCGCGCGGAGCGGCGGAGTGGCTTAGGAAGCAGGGGATGAGCATCGATGATTTCATCATCTCCCTTCTTCCTTTTGGGATTCCCCCGATCCACCCCTATGGGAGGGTTATCCACCGGGGGAGAGATTGGAGGGAGAGGCGAAGGGAGCTTGCAAGATTTGCCGATTACTTCATTGCCGTATCTGGCGGAGAAGGGACGCTCGATGAGATGGAGCAGGTAATTCGCCTTGGAAAACCGCTTCTCCCCATAGGAAGGGGGGAGGGAACGGCGCTTCCCATCTGGGAGAAGTTGATGAGGGAAGAAAGGGATGAGGCGAAAAGAAGAATGCTTGAGCGGGTGGGACCTGATGCTGATTTCGATGGAATGGCGGAGGAAATAGGGGATTATCTTGTGTCTTTAAGGGAGAAGGAGATTGGTCAATAA